In Sardina pilchardus chromosome 8, fSarPil1.1, whole genome shotgun sequence, the genomic window GGGTTGAATTTGTAATTGTTTGGGCAAGATTTTGCTACCTAAAATAGCATTTCAGTAGATACTGTATAAGAGTGATGATAAAACCGATGATAAAACCGTTTGGTATAGCgcattttgtttaaaaaaaaaaaaaaaaaaaaaaaaaattaaaactgACTTTAATCTAACCTCATGCAGCCATTTCTACAACTCAGTTACTACATATTAAGCACAAAAAAATGCCAGGTAGCCTTTTTAGTTTTTTAGGACACATCATTTCAGTATGCATTGTTGAAAGACATGTTCACATTTTGTAGCCACATACTGTGTTTTCAAAGTACGGCAACATTCTACTGCACAGCATTGTTAAAAAGAGGTCATAGAATACACATATTCATTTACATagaaaaatacatacagtatattgatggtctaatattttttttaaaatatgtttaaCCAAACGGTTGAGATGGCTGTAAAGGGTCACTAGAGCATGAATGAACTGTAAACTCAAACATTGTAAAATTACCTTGAATAGTTCTCTGTCTAATGTCCCAGACATTCTAATTTCAATAACTAAAATGCAATTCTTAAGATATCTCATTCATGAGCATTTGGATATGTTTACATAAAGTGACCTTGAATTTTGACCTTTGATCTCCAAAATCACATCAGTCCCAATCAAATCCAAGTCAATTTTATTACTACATGTGAAGCACGTGCCTAAATGTATTATTGATATAGTGCTACCATTCTCAGTCAGAAAACCGTTTGGTAGAGGCTCATATCATAAAAATGGATAGGTCATTTGATGAACAAAAATACTGTAGATTTATGTTATTACAGTTTCTGGAAAAatctgaaaaataaatgtttcattgttttttttctgggtgGGGCCTACAAAGGCAGATTTCTCAGATGAAAAAGAAGATTTGTTGGGCTGCCATTAGagttttggatctgtttgatTGGCTCTGACTTCTCACACTGCCTTTTGTGTGCAGGAGGAACATACTACACACTACGtggagaacaaacacacacacgcacagtatacatacagtacatagacacacacacacacacacacacacacacatacagcatacacatattcaaacacacacacacacacacacacacatcacacacctgtAGCATGCTGTCGTCGGCCCACCGGCTGGGCGTGTGGTGCCTGACGGGTTGTGTGGCGGTCTTCAGCGTGTTCTTCCACATGTTCATCCTGCTGCAGAGCGTCCAGCACGCACGCAGCGCCCACCGCTGGACGCCGTGTGAGGTCATCACGAGCGCGCTGGCGCTCCAGAGCGTCCTGCAGCAGACCCTCGCTCTGCTCTGGATGAGCCTGGACCTGATGGACCcgcagtgcattctgggccTGACGTACCCAGCGCTGGTGGTGCTGTTTCTCAGCCTGCGCTTCTCCGTGCTGTGGAACACCGCCTTCCTCCTGTTCTACTTCGCCACCAAGCTGGTGATGGAGCCGGTGCACTGCTACACCCGCGCCCAGGAGATGGTGCTGCGTCACGTGCGGCCCACCGTGCTGCTCATCCCCGTCTGTGGACTGGCCttctgctgccccctgctgacCAGTTTGGCCACCAGCAGCCAGAACGCTACGTGGGTGACGGACTGCGGCTCGGTGCTGTCGATGGACGTGTGCGGCTACACGTACCTGGTGCTGTACCTGATCTTCTGCGACGCGCTGCCCGGGGTCGTCATGCTGAAGAGCAGCGTCTCCATCTCCGTGCACTTGCTGCTCCACCTGCGCCACATGAAGTCCAGCACCAACGGCTTCCACGGGCCCAAGCTGGGCGCGGAGGTGCGCGTGATCCGCATGAGCCTGGCGCTGGCCGTCATCTACCTGCTCTTCCTGGCGGCCGAGCTCTACACCCACTACCTGATCTCGCAGGAGCACCAGAACGTGCTGGTCATCaccgtcctcctctcctcgctctaCTCGGCCGTCTGCGGACTCGTGCTCGTCTACGGCAAGAAGAGCCACTGGAAGGAGCTGCTGCACCTCTACAACCTCACGCTGGACAGGTACCCCTGCCTCACCTGTCTGAAGGCACCTGAGAAGAAACCAGACGCCAGTGGGGCTACTGCTCATTAAACGTCCCACCCAAAGCACACAAAATGTCATACCTGTGTATGATGTAATTACCCTGTTACCCGTGCATGATGTCATTACTCTGTTACTTGTGCATGATGTCACTAATCTGCTACCTGTGTATGATGTCATTGGATTGTTACTTGTGTATGATTTTTATTCTGCTACCTGTGTATGATGTCATTACACTATTACCTGTGCATGAtgtcattaggcctactgtgttACCTGTGTATGATGTCATTGTATTGTTACTGTGTGACATGATTTATTAATTATTTCCTCATTTTGTGTATAATTCCTGTTTGCTTGACATAGTTTCCTGACCATATGTCAGTCACTTCAGTACCACTGGTGTTCGCAGGAATTTGTATGTCTTCTTAGGTAGCTAGCTTGCCTGTTTTAGGCCAAAACTCCACAGAGCTGTGTTAACTGCCTCttaaatagcctacttgcaGTGTCATTCCATCCTCTGAATGAGATGTTAAACGAGATCCTGCTTCACTGTCATTAAAAATTCTATGGAACATATTGCACAGGTAGTGTAGTTATTGTAGTCATTCCGTGTAGTTAAATAGTATAGGCTATCTGTACTGTATACCTAATCATTCCAAAGGCCTACAGTCCTTTGAAACTTCAAGTCATTAAGCATCGTGGTGAACAATTTTGTTCAACTTGCCTCTTATTGCCTCTTTTAGCTTTTCACACagatcagtgaaactatgtggaTAGAAGCATATTTTCCAGAATCAAAAAATCAAATCAGATCAGACATCTCTTGTGTAAGTTctcctctgcaaagctctgataATGGCTATAATTTCATTATATGAAAAGACATCATCGCCTTTGAGGGCTTCTCATTCTAAAAGTGTGTGACACATTCATCAGCATTCAACATTTTGATCAGAGTTGTAGGCCTATCTGTTATATATTATGATGGACGACCAAAGGCCATGACTCTGTCTCGACTGCTGCAGAATGGGCGGACAAACTGGAGCTACACTCATTGGTTTCACTTGAAAGGTGTGGTactcatacagtatactataggcctaggctatactTTAAGAAATATATGCCTACATTTCCATATACAATGCACAAGAACATTTTAAAGATGATGATCAAGATCAAGATTGTGTTTTTCCTCATCAACAATTAACCAATTTGTTTCACTAGGCTGGAGTAATGAATCCACAATCGCAGTAGCCCAGATTAATTGGTCATGCAGAATTGCCTGCCAATCTTTgtcaatgaaaaaaatatgtgatTTGCGTTGCACTGACACACCCCTAAATCCGAAAGTATTTCCTGAACTGTGGACTAGGCTGGTTAGAGTTCAGAGGAAACGAAACTGAACGCAAATGGTAGGGGTGCCTGGAGTATTTGTCGTGCCCAGGAAGAATGGCAGAGGCGATTTCAATTAACCAGGAGGACATTTTTACCTGTCCGATTTGTTTGGATCTACtgaaggctccagtctctcttAACTGTGGACACAATTACTGCACGGGCTGCATTAAGGGCTGCTGGGATCAAGAAGATCAGAGAGGAGTTTACAGCTGCCCACAATGCAGAGAGACTTTCACTCCAAGACCtgttttaaagaaaaataactttgttgcTGAGCTTGTGGAACAGTTCAGGAAGACCAGAATTCTAGATACCGCTTCTTCTCAGTGTTTTGCTGGACCTGGAGATGTGGAGTGTGACAGCTGCACCACCGGGAGAAAACGAAAAGCCGTCAAGTCCTGTCTGGTGTGTTTGTTGTCGTACTGTGAGACTCATCTCCAGCTCCATGATGAACTCTCAGGGAAAAGACACAACGTGGTCGATGTCACAGGTCAGCTACAGAACAAGATCTGCGCTCAACACCAGAAGCTCCTGGAGGTATTTTGTCGCACGGATCAGAGTTGCGTCTGTGTGCTATGTCTAGATGAACACAAAGGCCACGAGACGGTCTCAGCTGCTACCGAGAGAACGGAGAAACAGGTAAGCACCGGTAGGGAGTTCAGCACGACTGCTCACGCACCATGGGTATATTGCCTGGCTAACGCCAGACCTCATCTCATGCGCAAAGGAGAAAGGGTATACTATATACCCAGACTGTATATCAAATGTGTGTAGTATGATATAATGTGGGCAGTGGCAGTAGCCTAGCTTACGATTGTACATCTCCCTGTCATATCCGTTTGCCAATCTAAGCTAATTGACTGGCTTTATTTGGAGCGATTTTTCCGCCTTGAGCGGTATGTGCATCAGAGATACAATGAAACAGATTATTATTTCTACAGATGTTAATTAGTAAAGCTAGTCATGTGTATTGCATCAAATTATATTACTTACTTATTGAATGCTTCTTTGAGAAGCAGAGCACAGAAAAGGTATTACTGATCccatctgctcctttgtgccaAGTACAAAAGAACACAGTCGGGGTCATGAGTGAATGCATCTCTCCTGAGTTCCAATAAAGACACTGTTTGCTTAGTGGTTTTCACAGGTCCTGCAGAAACAGGCTTCTTAATGACCACATTTTTTAATCTAAATTTCTTGTGAGGATTAAATTACTATTGAATATACTGTTCAAGTACTATGTAGTAATGTGTAGTAATGGTATTGTCACTGTGTCATttagaaggagatggaggagaccaAGAGGAAACTCCAGCAGAGactccaggagagagagaaggagctgctggagctgagGAAGGCTGTGGAGACTCTCAAGGTGAGTAAACGACTTGAGAATACAATAGGCACTCTCAACTGCATAAACAAACTTGTGTGAGTGCGTTCCTAGGCATTCCCGGTGGCACAGTTAATATCATGAACTAATAGTAATTTGCGGAGAAATTAAAATGAGCAAAGGACTGGACAGCAACTGGCTGGCGAACAGGTACATAGCTGTGCAGTTTATAAACCTTCCTCCCTTTAGATACGTGCCAGCAAGAGATTCTAAAGCCTATGGGTTTGTACTCAGTCAGAGCTTTCATGCAGTCAGCCAAAGAGGAGTCCACACTATGGATAGCAGGCTGAGTGAGGACTGCTTTAGATGGaccctcctctttgtgtgtctccaaaacagagctctgcacagacagcagtggaggacaGCGAGAGGATCTTCACTGAGATGATCCGCTCCATTGAGAGAAAGCGCTCTGAGATGAAAGAGCTGATCAGAGCCCAGGAGAAGGCTGAGGTGAGTTGGGCTGAAGGACTTCTGAAGAGACTGGAGCAGGAGATTGCTGacctgaagaggagagatgctgaactggagcagctttcacacacagaggatcacATCCATTTCCTCAAGGTAACTGTAGTAGATAGAATATTAGCAGACAACATTGTTAATATCCTACATCATACAATCCTTGTTGGAACATACCAAATAAATTGGTATACACAACataattaaagtgtttttcagTAAAATGTCCTTGCAGTCAGTGCTAAAGTTCTGCAATGTTGAATTCAATGCCAAAGGTCTGCAATATAACCTCAGATACATTATGCATTAGATCAGAACACCTTGCTTGATAGAAACACAAGGGAGGGACCCCAAGTTGTCAAAATATGCTGCTTATTAAATCCGACCAACTATATTATGTAGGACAACTTATTTGACATGAGACTGTAATGGCGTATACAATGTTCAGGCCCGGAGTGGCTAATCAGGAGCATGGGGAGGATTCCCGCTGGGCCGTTAGTGTTCTGGGCCGGTCTGAGCATTGTGAGCTTAAACATATTGTTTCCGAAGTTAATTTGCTGCACCCTCGTGGCACTTCAGTGGCCTGGGCTGTGTGGTCGTGGCCCCTTAATattcccaaatattaacaaagtagcactcacaaaactgttTGCATGTCCCAACTAAGACTATATTTTCCACTTCAGTGGAAGGCtgtgtaggctaataataattattaattaaGGTAATAATAACCCCAGATCTCAAAAGCCCTGGAAAATAGAATATCTTTAAAATATGTATTGGGTCCTGCTCACATAGACTCTTACCGTAACATTCAGTTTCAATGAGCAAGTAGCCCTGTGAGAGAAACTAGTCTTCTAAAGTTCTTGGGCAAGAACAATCAATGtcaatctacagtatgtcaaactAGCAACTGATCAAACAGGGTGATTATTAATATCAGGGAAGGGTATTCCTATATGATACTATCCAGTGAAGACACATCCCATTACTCCCTACGGTCAAATGAAGTGTCCCACTCCGGCCTTGACAATGTCAATCCATTAAAATAGCAATTTTGGAAAGaggtcatactgtatatctagatCAGATATAATTATGTTTCTAGTcatctctactgtatctctctctctctgatttgtaGAATTTTCAGTCAGGCAGCCCTCAACCTCATTCTAAGGACTCATCCAGCACCTATGTCAGCCAAAACTGGTCTTTTGAAGCTGTGAAGAAATCTGTCTTCACACTGAAGGGGCAGCTGGATAATTTCTTCATGCAGGAAGTCATGAAGATCTCTGTAGCAGGTTGGCTATTTAGTTATTCATTAGAAGAAGAGAAAAGGTCACATAGGTGCTACAGTAAGTAACAGTATGATGATTCATTAATTAGGAAAAGTGACTTATATTACAAATGGTTACTCATTTTATTTGTACCCAGTTTTGGTCATTCAGTGTGTGATATACCAACTTCATTGACCCATTTGCTCTGCAGTTTGTTGAGGAACTGATTCAAATGGTCCCATTACATTAAAGCGAGTCATCATTTACCTGACACTCTTGTCCAGAGAGAATCACAGTGAACTAATTACAGGAACTACTGTAGTGACTTGGGGTTAGGTGCCCTGCTCAGAGGCACAATGGTGGCAGCCCCTGGGAACAAACTGACAACTTTTAGTTGTTCAATTTGGAAGCTCCTGAACCACTAGACCAGCAGCCCCCACATCTGAAGGTGTTCTGAACCTGCTCTTCCCATCCTGATGAAGTGATGCTTAGATGAGTGCATCTCCATCTTCACTTTGGTtaaagtttgatttttttttttttttttctctcagtgtCTGATGTCCGGGCTGTTTTTACTGAGCCAGTAACCAGAGAGGAtttcttaaagtgtaagttgcactcatgcacatacagaaagacagacaaacagacagacacacacacatgaactcacaaacataaccacacacacacttttaacagtacacttgcacacaaccattcatacaaaaatatacagaagcacacatacagacatacactttTAATACCATTAATACAgggactgacacacactcacacgtgtacacatgcatacagccaTTCATACCAAAatgtacagaaacacacacgcacacacggcgATGCACAGTTTTGAAGTTTTGAATAGAGACTCTAGAAATATCACAAATGCAATACACAATTCATAATATGCACAcatcatatactgtaagcaAAACTCGCTGAAATATAAACACAgatactttctttcttttaatgtACACTTACACACCGCGATTTACACAGATGTAcagaatcacatacacacacccctacactgTAATGCAGAAATACACATCTAAGTGTGTCCTGTTTTCTGTTCTCCATCAGACTCCGGTCACTTCACACTGGATCCAAACTCTGCATACAGAAACCTCCATatgtctgaggggaacaggaggGTGGAGTACAGAGATGAGCTCCAGTCATATCCTGATCATCCAAAAAGATTTGATATGTGGgaacaggtgctgtgtagagagggtgtgtcCGGACGCTGCTACTACGAGGTTGAGTGGAGTGGGCAGTGGGTTTATATAGCAGTCtcatataaaagcatcagcaggaaAGAATGGGGTTATGAGTGTGGGTTTGGTCATAATGATCAGTCCTGGAGTCTGTATCTCACCAGTTCTAGCTCGTCTTTCAGGCACAATAATAAAGAGACTaaactccctctagtggccggctccagaataggagtgtatgtggatcacagggcaggaactctggccttctacagcatcactgacacaatgaccctcctgcacagagtccagaccacattcactcacacactctaccctgGGTTTAGGTGTGGATATAATAGATCATCAGTGAAGCTGTTGTGACCCACACCACATACAGGCCTTAAGTCCCTCTGTGATTAGACACGTGTCTGATGGAAAGTCAGATATGAAGCAAGTTATATTTCACTGACTAGAAGGAAATATTTTTGAGACAACTCTATTTGACAAACTTTTTAGAATAAAATATTGCAACTAAATGTACTGTGGCCTTGTGATGTGTATTGGGTTTGATAGTTTGTCAAATTCACAtattaaatagataaataaatattactGAATATAATTCTCTCAGGAGTTCATATGTAGACTGGGTGAACCCAGCCTGAAACAGAACACTCCAGAACAATCTGTCTGTGAACCCAGATCAGAATGTTGAAATCATGTGTTCTGTGGGAGAGCAAATACTCACCCTGAGTGGCTGCATGTGTAGAATAAAGCTgatatgtgtgtctatatgtgtgtgatgtacatGGCAGGGGAAGGCATTTTTATGATGATAATGATACATCTATCACAAACAACTTTTATCCTGTATGGCAGATTTCAAATGAGCATTCAAACTCATTCATAAGGGGAAAAAGGTTTACAGTAGACTGGGTGAACCCTTCCTGAACTTCCCACGAATTTGTATTTCgtccggcagctcaggctggaaacctgcatatctatctcctctgttcactGCCAGAACTCcaggctccaatcagaaactagcttatccaaaagatgcgccggatcgttggtctgattggttgaaggccTATCTAAgagtacggagtcatttgaacaatgcccattgatcacgcctgttgagcagtagaaacaaagcgcagcctccccatactaatgttcaatcttaaaagatggtgatagccaggctaggttTACAGGGTATCAGGTTAAATGCATCCAAATAGCGACTGTTTTGTAGCATTGAATGCTCTCTGTCCACAATTAATCCGTTGAATACACCCTTCTATTGCATCATATCTCATGCAAAATAGCAGAGCAACACGAGCAACAGAAATAAAAGAGACGGTGTGGAGGCTATCCTATCCACTCCTTTTCCCAATTGATTGCCACAAATGTAAGTATGTGCCTAATCAGTGACGTGCACACTCAGTGCAATACTCCCCCTAAGTGGCTAAAGTAAGTAATAGCTAAATTAAGCTAACTAAAAGCTGAACATAGATGGCTCCTACAAATGGGTTAAAATTACACTGCATTGCACAGCATCACGTTGTGTACAGTTCGGACATTCCAGTTGAACACAATGTAATGAAACTGATTTTGTTGCTAACACTTGTTCACATGTGCATGTAGTTAGGATATGGTGTTAGTCTGAGATGGTattatggtcatgtgatcagagaAGCCAGGCTAATGGTTCCATTCAATGACACTCCACATGAAAAACATGTAATGAAGACATCATTCATCCAAAACACATTTATTACACAAACAGTCCCTTCTCTGTGTGGGTGAGCAGCAGCTCTTTAGGTGTGTACAATCACATTACTCaacaattattttacatcattctgctaacacacacatcacacatctttTAACAGCCCACAGACACCTGAGTTGTTCTCCAATAATATATCCAAAGAAGAAgaaattaaaatgttaaaatggtACACCCAAAATACACATCAAAACTTCCATCTATTTTCGGAAATTTAAATCCCCTATAATCCTTTATATATTGTAAAAGAAATAAAGTCTTTAAgcctcacagagacacatataTTTAAAGAAAGCATAAAACATCCTTATTGCATATTAAAGGAGTGGTCCTGATTTGAATGCAGTTTAGTCAGATTTAACTAACTGCATTTACATTGACATCTATTCTTACAGCAATAGAATAAGAAAGGAAGCTTCTGAGGCGTACTGTACATCCGGAGATGTTACTGACCACTTCTGTTGCCTGCCTCACATCCATAATAAGATTAATTTTAGGAATGCATCAGAATGTGTTCACACAGCAAAATGTACATAATCAAATGCATCCTTTTGCGGCCATGGTGGAGAAACGTCACCGACTAACAAGCAGCCAACCCAGATTTGATTCCAGAACCCTCCATTGCAAGTgtgagtcgctttggataaaggaGTCTGATGCTAAATATCAGTCAACTTTAACTTAGGTCCTTGTTAACACTTGTATTAGCGCTGCTCACTTATGACGTGAtgcccaaacacacattttaaaaataaaaacaaagtaaAAGGGGTCCGAATGTGGAGAGGTGAGGTGCAGGAGCAGCGCTTCCACCAGTCACCTACAGGGGGCAGCAGCTGCACTGGCCCTCTGTCTCCACAGGGTGGCAGTATcttatctctttctccctctctgtacctctctctctctctcacacacacacacacacacacacacacacacacacacacacacacacacacacacacacacacacacacacacacacacacacacacacacacacacacacacacacacacacacaatctgaatCAGAGAGTATGGGGACTGTCATCTTTCAGCCACTCCCATTCCCTCATCATCTGATGGAAAaggagacagatacacacacacacacacacacaca contains:
- the LOC134089155 gene encoding tripartite motif-containing protein 16-like → MAEAISINQEDIFTCPICLDLLKAPVSLNCGHNYCTGCIKGCWDQEDQRGVYSCPQCRETFTPRPVLKKNNFVAELVEQFRKTRILDTASSQCFAGPGDVECDSCTTGRKRKAVKSCLVCLLSYCETHLQLHDELSGKRHNVVDVTGQLQNKICAQHQKLLEVFCRTDQSCVCVLCLDEHKGHETVSAATERTEKQKEMEETKRKLQQRLQEREKELLELRKAVETLKSSAQTAVEDSERIFTEMIRSIERKRSEMKELIRAQEKAEVSWAEGLLKRLEQEIADLKRRDAELEQLSHTEDHIHFLKNFQSGSPQPHSKDSSSTYVSQNWSFEAVKKSVFTLKGQLDNFFMQEVMKISVAVSDVRAVFTEPVTREDFLKYSGHFTLDPNSAYRNLHMSEGNRRVEYRDELQSYPDHPKRFDMWEQVLCREGVSGRCYYEVEWSGQWVYIAVSYKSISRKEWGYECGFGHNDQSWSLYLTSSSSSFRHNNKETKLPLVAGSRIGVYVDHRAGTLAFYSITDTMTLLHRVQTTFTHTLYPGFRCGYNRSSVKLL